One Microcebus murinus isolate Inina chromosome 7, M.murinus_Inina_mat1.0, whole genome shotgun sequence genomic region harbors:
- the LOC142871960 gene encoding A disintegrin and metalloproteinase with thrombospondin motifs 17-like, translating into MVASEFTGMPPVWNPCVLLSVDSPSGLLHDVTPPRGAAAGLAAALCWCSSTCGKGLQSRVVQCMHKVTGRHGSECPALSKPAAYRQCYQEVCNDKINANTITSPRLAALTYKCTRDQWTVYCRVIREKNLCQDMRWYQRCCQTCRDFYANKMRQLPPPSS; encoded by the exons ATGGTTGCGTCTGAATTCACTGGGATGCCGCCTGTTTGGAACCCGTGTGTGCTGCTGTCGGTGGACAGTCCCTCGGGGCTGTTGCACGATGTCACACCGCCCCGGGGTGCTGCTGCTGGCCTTGCTGCGGCGCtgtgctgg TGCTCGTCAACCTGCGGGAAGGGCCTACAGTCCCGGGTGGTGCAGTGCATGCACAAGGTCACCGGGCGCCACGGCAGCGAGTGTCCCGCCCTGTCAAAGCCAGCAGCCTACAGACAGTGCTACCAGGAGGTCTGCAACGACAAGATCAACGCCAACACCATCACCTCCCCTCGCCTCG CTGCTCTGACCTACAAATGCACACGGGATCAGTGGACGGTGTACTGCCGGGTCATCCGAGAAAAGAACCTCTGCCAGGACATGAGGTGGTACCAGCGCTGCTGCCAGACCTGCAGGGACTTCTATGCAAACAAGATGCGCCAGCTGCCGCCACCGAGCTCATGA